A window of the Isosphaera pallida ATCC 43644 genome harbors these coding sequences:
- a CDS encoding NAD(P)/FAD-dependent oxidoreductase produces the protein MSATATATTSSTPPTGSPPPVLLKVHNLKLRVGEPEELLAARVAERLGLPPHDLGRLRILRKSLDARHHDDLKYLYTTEVELPAIGANSPLLERLTRRPGVEPHRAERFQWPDPTDHRGRAPLARRPVIVGAGPAGLTAAYFLARDGFRPLVLERGKPVKERVADVRRFDSGGDHDEESNYLFGEGGAGTFSDGKLTCRNTGPDTQRVLELLVECHAKPSIVYEQRPHLGSNRLPLVVRTLRKLVETLGGDVQFGCRVEDIELADGRIRALATSAGRIETDLVILAIGHSARDTYAMLYDRGVPMEFKPFQFGVRIEQPQNQINRARYGVEHHDHLTAADYALRAKGARDLFTFCMCAGGYVMPSVSEAGHFCTNGMSESDHDSPYANSGLVITIEASDLAWAERYGAGFQPHADGRVHPLAGVEFQRVAERLAYQLGRGSYRAPIQTAHDFLAGRVRPAAAAPPASSYPRGVFNASLADFLPPSVLEALQHGLPIMDRHLRGWFLPDATLVGPEARGSSPVRIPRDDDLRESPTIAGLYPCGEGAGYAGGIVSAAVDGLRTARAIVARYQSAFIT, from the coding sequence ATGTCCGCCACCGCCACGGCTACCACCTCCTCCACGCCACCCACGGGTTCGCCGCCTCCCGTTCTTCTCAAGGTTCACAACCTCAAGCTCCGGGTTGGCGAACCCGAGGAACTCCTCGCCGCGCGGGTTGCCGAACGTCTGGGACTTCCCCCACACGATCTGGGACGGCTGCGCATCCTCCGCAAGAGCCTCGACGCGCGCCATCACGACGATCTGAAGTATCTTTACACCACCGAGGTCGAACTCCCCGCCATCGGTGCCAACTCCCCTTTGCTGGAGCGCTTGACCCGCAGACCCGGTGTCGAACCCCATCGCGCTGAGAGGTTTCAATGGCCCGACCCAACCGACCACCGTGGCCGCGCTCCGTTGGCGCGTCGCCCGGTCATCGTTGGGGCCGGTCCCGCCGGCTTGACCGCCGCTTACTTTTTAGCCCGCGACGGCTTCCGCCCCCTCGTGCTGGAGCGCGGCAAGCCGGTCAAGGAACGGGTCGCCGACGTGCGACGCTTCGACTCCGGCGGCGACCACGACGAGGAGAGCAACTACCTCTTCGGCGAAGGCGGCGCGGGCACCTTTTCCGACGGCAAACTCACCTGCCGCAACACCGGACCCGACACCCAACGGGTGCTGGAATTGCTGGTCGAATGCCACGCTAAACCCTCGATCGTTTACGAACAACGCCCCCACCTCGGCTCCAACCGCCTGCCGCTGGTGGTCCGCACGTTACGCAAACTCGTCGAAACCCTCGGCGGCGACGTCCAGTTCGGATGTCGGGTCGAGGATATCGAACTCGCCGACGGCCGCATCCGCGCCCTGGCCACCTCCGCCGGACGAATCGAAACCGACCTGGTGATTCTGGCCATCGGCCACTCCGCCCGCGACACCTACGCCATGCTTTACGACCGCGGCGTGCCGATGGAGTTCAAACCGTTCCAATTCGGCGTCCGCATCGAACAGCCTCAGAACCAGATCAACCGCGCCCGTTACGGAGTCGAGCACCACGACCATCTCACCGCGGCCGATTACGCGCTGCGGGCCAAGGGCGCGCGCGACTTGTTCACCTTTTGTATGTGCGCCGGCGGTTATGTGATGCCCAGCGTGAGCGAGGCCGGCCACTTTTGCACGAATGGCATGAGCGAGAGCGACCACGACTCGCCCTACGCCAACAGCGGCCTAGTGATCACCATTGAGGCGTCCGACCTCGCTTGGGCCGAGCGTTACGGCGCAGGGTTCCAGCCCCATGCCGACGGTCGGGTTCACCCGCTGGCCGGAGTCGAGTTCCAACGGGTCGCCGAACGCCTCGCCTACCAACTGGGACGTGGCAGTTATCGCGCTCCCATTCAAACTGCTCACGACTTCCTCGCTGGTCGGGTTCGCCCCGCCGCCGCCGCGCCTCCCGCGTCCAGCTATCCCCGCGGCGTTTTCAACGCTTCGCTCGCCGACTTCCTGCCCCCCTCGGTGCTGGAGGCGCTTCAACACGGGTTACCGATCATGGACCGCCACCTTCGCGGCTGGTTCCTGCCCGACGCCACCCTTGTTGGTCCCGAAGCCCGCGGCAGTTCCCCGGTACGCATTCCCCGCGACGACGACCTCCGCGAGTCTCCCACCATCGCTGGACTCTATCCCTGCGGCGAAGGAGCCGGTTACGCCGGCGGCATTGTCTCCGCCGCCGTTGATGGACTCCGCACCGCGCGGGCGATCGTCGCCCGGTATCAATCGGCGTTCATCACATGA